A genomic segment from Deinococcus sp. YIM 77859 encodes:
- a CDS encoding TrkH family potassium uptake protein, producing MARPPQPPASGVHSHSPGLPRVRQPLLARISPPQLIALTFAVGILLGALLLWLPLTHGPGRTVTFIQALFTATSALCVTGLNVLDPSRDFNRLGQVVILLLIQVGGLGIITFGTVFALLRRRRIHYSERIRLAQQVSALSAGDVVPLIRNIFLYTFVIEAVGAALLAWRFVPLEGWGQGLFYAVFHAVSAFNNAGFALYSDNLVRFVDDPLVSLVVALLVILGGMGFLVQLNVVAHLVNPRRHRLLIHSKLVLTMMGALLLIGTVAYLALEWGNPRTLAPLPLWDKLLASFFQSVVTRTAGFNTLDYGAMGLSTVFITIILMFIGANPGSTGGGIKTSTFYVMMASAWSMVRGQRDTTLFGRRIDPDTILRAMTVGLLSIGLVNTMFILLLLTNTNPQVQFVQLFFEAVSAFGTVGLSMNTTPLLNPSQELVLVGLMYLGRIGPLTFAVAFNSRTERDLVRYPAEKDILIG from the coding sequence ATGGCGCGCCCCCCTCAACCTCCGGCGTCCGGTGTTCACTCGCACTCGCCTGGCCTCCCCCGCGTTCGTCAACCCCTCCTCGCACGGATCAGCCCGCCGCAACTGATCGCCCTGACCTTCGCCGTGGGCATCCTGCTGGGAGCGCTGCTGCTGTGGCTGCCCCTGACCCACGGCCCGGGGCGCACGGTGACCTTTATTCAGGCCCTCTTCACGGCCACCAGCGCGCTGTGTGTGACGGGCCTCAACGTCTTGGATCCCAGCCGCGACTTCAACCGGCTGGGTCAGGTGGTCATCCTGCTGCTCATTCAGGTGGGCGGCCTGGGCATCATCACCTTTGGAACCGTGTTCGCGCTCCTGAGGCGGCGGCGCATCCACTACAGCGAACGCATCCGGCTCGCCCAGCAGGTGAGCGCCTTGAGCGCTGGCGACGTCGTGCCCCTTATCCGCAACATCTTCCTGTACACCTTTGTGATCGAGGCGGTCGGGGCGGCGCTGCTCGCCTGGCGCTTCGTTCCGCTGGAGGGCTGGGGCCAGGGCCTTTTCTATGCGGTCTTTCACGCGGTGAGCGCCTTTAACAATGCGGGCTTTGCCCTCTACAGTGACAACCTGGTGCGCTTCGTGGATGATCCGCTGGTCAGCCTGGTGGTCGCCCTGCTGGTGATCCTAGGGGGAATGGGCTTCTTGGTGCAGCTCAACGTGGTGGCGCACCTTGTCAACCCCCGGCGCCACCGCCTGCTCATTCACTCCAAGCTGGTTCTCACGATGATGGGCGCCCTGCTGCTGATCGGCACCGTGGCCTACCTGGCGCTGGAGTGGGGAAATCCCCGAACGCTCGCGCCGCTCCCCCTGTGGGACAAGCTGCTCGCGAGTTTTTTCCAGAGTGTCGTGACCCGTACGGCGGGCTTTAATACCCTCGACTACGGCGCGATGGGACTGAGCACGGTCTTTATCACCATCATCCTGATGTTTATCGGGGCCAATCCCGGCTCCACCGGGGGCGGCATCAAGACCAGTACCTTTTACGTGATGATGGCGTCCGCCTGGAGCATGGTCCGGGGCCAGCGCGACACCACTCTGTTCGGGCGGCGGATCGACCCGGACACCATCCTGCGGGCGATGACGGTGGGGCTTCTCAGCATCGGCCTGGTGAACACGATGTTCATCCTGCTGCTACTCACCAACACCAATCCGCAGGTGCAGTTCGTGCAGCTTTTCTTTGAGGCGGTCAGCGCCTTTGGCACCGTAGGCCTCAGCATGAACACCACGCCGCTCCTGAACCCGTCACAGGAACTCGTGCTCGTCGGGCTGATGTACCTCGGCCGAATCGGGCCCCTCACCTTTGCGGTGGCATTTAACTCCCGCACAGAGCGGGACCTGGTTCGTTATCCCGCCGAAAAGGACATCCTGATCGGTTAA
- a CDS encoding ComEA family DNA-binding protein: MLAGGLLTVAGLALAPVLHPTAPVPTVTRVALPPPAPAQLAPEYPTTASVKPLLSGRLNLNTASLEQLEALPRVGPALAARIVQGRPYRSLADLDRVKGIGPATLQVLRPLVTF; encoded by the coding sequence GTGCTGGCGGGCGGTCTACTCACTGTGGCCGGGCTGGCGCTGGCCCCCGTGCTGCACCCTACCGCCCCGGTCCCCACCGTGACGCGGGTGGCCCTGCCGCCACCCGCACCAGCACAGCTTGCCCCCGAATACCCCACCACCGCGAGCGTCAAACCGCTTCTCTCCGGCCGGCTGAACCTGAATACCGCTTCCCTAGAGCAGCTGGAGGCCCTGCCCCGGGTCGGCCCGGCGCTGGCCGCGCGGATCGTGCAGGGAAGACCCTACCGCAGCCTGGCCGATCTCGACCGGGTCAAGGGGATCGGGCCCGCCACCCTCCAGGTCCTGCGTCCCCTCGTGACCTTTTGA
- a CDS encoding methyltransferase domain-containing protein, whose amino-acid sequence MPRPARPNQPSPSRSRRPQGDHRARQPAHEYVLDALPGLEAVAEAELRAVPLARDIRGLRFWYPGDPARLTRLRAPVAVYRVRAWEVPRPRGLLGHQPFGELTAFLAGVARWGGHRSFRLAAAGRESSVLARLADELQAALLLPHDPEEGELLIRLRPREDGPGWEVLARLTPRPLSARSWRVCNREGGLNATVAYALHRLAGQREEDRIFNPMSGSGTLLVERALMGPYDALVGVDVDPEAVECARSNLRAAGRAVEVACVDALHTGLPPRSFDLIVSDLPWGGAIGTHSGNAVLYPAFLREMHRLLSRQGRLVVLTHELRLFERVLREQDRWHARELFQVYSGGHWPRAYLLQKR is encoded by the coding sequence ATGCCCCGCCCCGCTCGCCCGAACCAGCCGTCCCCGTCCCGCTCCCGGCGGCCCCAAGGCGATCACCGCGCTCGTCAGCCCGCACACGAGTACGTCCTGGATGCCCTGCCTGGCCTGGAAGCCGTGGCCGAGGCGGAACTGCGCGCCGTGCCCCTCGCGCGCGACATCCGGGGGCTGCGGTTTTGGTATCCCGGTGACCCGGCGCGGCTCACTCGCCTGCGGGCTCCCGTTGCGGTCTACCGCGTGCGGGCCTGGGAGGTGCCCCGGCCGCGCGGGTTGTTGGGGCACCAGCCGTTCGGCGAACTGACGGCGTTTCTAGCAGGGGTGGCGCGCTGGGGGGGGCACCGCTCCTTTCGCTTGGCCGCCGCAGGCCGTGAATCAAGCGTGCTTGCGCGCCTCGCGGATGAACTTCAGGCCGCCTTGCTCCTCCCCCACGATCCCGAAGAGGGTGAGCTGCTGATCCGCCTGCGCCCCCGCGAAGACGGCCCCGGCTGGGAAGTGCTCGCGCGCCTCACGCCCCGGCCCCTCAGTGCTCGCTCTTGGCGCGTCTGTAACCGGGAGGGCGGCCTGAATGCGACGGTGGCCTACGCCCTGCACCGGCTGGCCGGGCAGCGCGAGGAGGACCGCATCTTTAACCCCATGAGCGGAAGCGGCACGCTGCTGGTCGAGCGCGCGCTGATGGGCCCCTACGACGCGCTTGTCGGCGTCGACGTGGACCCAGAGGCGGTCGAGTGTGCCCGCAGCAACCTTCGGGCCGCTGGGCGCGCCGTGGAGGTCGCGTGTGTAGATGCCCTGCACACCGGTCTGCCCCCCCGCTCCTTTGACCTGATCGTCAGCGACCTGCCCTGGGGCGGCGCCATCGGGACCCACAGCGGCAACGCGGTGCTCTATCCCGCCTTCCTGCGGGAGATGCACCGCCTGCTGAGCCGGCAGGGCCGCCTGGTTGTCCTCACCCACGAGCTGCGGCTGTTCGAGCGGGTGTTGCGCGAGCAGGACCGCTGGCACGCCCGCGAACTCTTTCAGGTGTACAGCGGCGGGCACTGGCCGCGGGCCTACCTCCTGCAGAAGCGCTGA
- a CDS encoding DNA internalization-related competence protein ComEC/Rec2 — translation MSASSRASSGRLAWPVPLATGVMGGILLGLGLWWGALLCLAGMLLAVLDGRAALALLALVGGALGWGAERVQAAQPDRMAPWVGALVTLRGHWDGQFLRLADPPARVAVSPKPAVPPGQLVVSGRLIRPEGRRVPGGFDQAAWLRGQGGLFTPTPTTVLAGARIRAFTPEGGFRGWFRRGLTAGLGERQAALMQATELGDRGDIGRERFEEGYSVQDAFARSGLSHLMALSGQNVALLTGAVIGLLTWLGVPLVWRFLGALLFLGPYLWLVGVSPSITRAVLMGGAVLLGYALGRGRLDPYGTLALAATLCLLCFPRWLLDVGFQLSFLAVLGLTLSARLAERLPPRWPLWLRLALVATVLAELATLPVVAGTFGQIPLVGLPANLMAGALMAVLVPLGFLAGLLGPLAVLVNGLTGLLASALLAVVEVFGRAPVLSWGTVGPAGVLAYAVAALAGVLWLFGQIRAPLALGTLLACALLTLLPGVLRPPRELVFLDVGQGDSTLIRARGLRVLVDGGGSVGSDYDVGTGTVVPALRALGVRSLNVVVATHADTDHIEGLSGVLRALPVGELWIGQRKQGDPVLSELLAVAQQQGVPVREVRRGDRVEVDGLTLTVLWPVGGIWSTEDNDNSVALTVESRGFRAALLGDLAGPAEARIGVGDLALLKAAHHGSRHSTGEALLKESTPQDVLISVGRNTYGHPHPDVLKRVAEAGARVWRTDQLGTVRWPLP, via the coding sequence ATGTCCGCGTCCTCCCGTGCCTCCTCCGGTCGCCTGGCCTGGCCGGTGCCGCTCGCGACCGGCGTCATGGGCGGCATCCTGTTGGGCTTGGGCCTCTGGTGGGGCGCGCTGCTGTGCCTGGCGGGAATGCTCCTGGCGGTGCTTGATGGCCGCGCGGCTCTGGCCCTGCTGGCGCTGGTCGGCGGCGCACTGGGCTGGGGGGCAGAGCGTGTGCAGGCGGCGCAACCTGACCGGATGGCCCCCTGGGTGGGTGCTCTGGTGACGCTGCGGGGCCATTGGGACGGGCAATTTCTGCGCCTTGCGGATCCGCCCGCTCGGGTTGCGGTCTCGCCCAAACCGGCCGTCCCACCGGGTCAGCTGGTGGTGAGCGGCCGGCTTATTCGGCCCGAGGGCCGGCGTGTGCCGGGAGGCTTTGACCAGGCGGCGTGGCTGCGCGGCCAGGGGGGGCTTTTCACCCCGACGCCAACAACCGTGCTGGCCGGAGCCCGCATCCGGGCCTTTACGCCGGAGGGCGGCTTTCGCGGCTGGTTTCGGCGGGGCCTCACGGCAGGGCTGGGAGAGCGGCAGGCAGCCCTCATGCAGGCCACCGAACTGGGAGACCGGGGTGACATCGGCCGCGAGCGCTTTGAAGAAGGGTACAGCGTGCAAGACGCCTTTGCCCGCTCGGGCCTGTCGCACCTGATGGCCCTCAGCGGGCAGAACGTGGCGCTCCTCACGGGCGCGGTGATCGGGCTGTTGACCTGGTTGGGTGTACCGCTGGTGTGGCGTTTTCTAGGAGCGCTCCTTTTTCTGGGACCGTACCTGTGGCTGGTGGGCGTCTCGCCCAGCATCACCCGTGCAGTGCTGATGGGTGGAGCGGTCCTGCTCGGCTATGCCCTGGGGCGGGGCAGGCTGGATCCCTACGGCACGCTGGCGCTGGCCGCCACCCTGTGTCTCCTCTGCTTTCCCCGCTGGCTACTGGACGTGGGGTTTCAGCTGTCGTTCCTTGCGGTGCTGGGCCTGACCCTGTCGGCGAGGCTGGCGGAACGTCTCCCTCCGCGCTGGCCGCTGTGGTTGCGCCTCGCCCTGGTGGCAACCGTTCTGGCCGAGCTGGCGACCCTGCCCGTCGTCGCCGGAACCTTCGGCCAGATCCCGCTGGTCGGCCTTCCCGCCAACCTGATGGCGGGCGCACTGATGGCCGTGCTGGTGCCGCTGGGCTTCTTGGCCGGTCTGTTGGGGCCGCTCGCGGTCCTCGTGAACGGGCTGACGGGCTTGCTTGCCTCGGCGCTCCTCGCCGTGGTGGAGGTGTTCGGGCGTGCGCCCGTCCTTTCCTGGGGCACAGTAGGCCCGGCGGGGGTTCTGGCGTATGCGGTCGCGGCCCTCGCGGGCGTGCTGTGGTTGTTCGGCCAGATCCGCGCGCCGCTCGCCCTGGGCACCCTTCTCGCCTGCGCGCTCCTCACCCTGCTGCCCGGCGTGCTGCGTCCCCCCCGCGAACTGGTTTTTTTGGATGTCGGGCAGGGTGACAGCACCCTGATTCGGGCGCGGGGCTTGCGCGTGCTGGTGGACGGCGGCGGTTCGGTGGGCAGCGACTACGACGTAGGCACGGGGACCGTTGTTCCGGCCCTGCGCGCCCTGGGCGTTCGCTCGCTGAACGTGGTGGTCGCCACCCACGCCGACACGGACCACATCGAGGGGCTGTCTGGGGTGCTGCGCGCCCTCCCGGTTGGAGAACTGTGGATCGGACAGCGCAAGCAAGGTGACCCGGTGCTGAGCGAGCTCCTCGCCGTGGCCCAGCAACAAGGAGTCCCCGTTCGTGAGGTGCGGCGCGGCGACCGCGTGGAGGTGGATGGCCTCACCCTGACCGTGCTTTGGCCGGTCGGGGGGATCTGGTCCACCGAGGACAACGACAACAGCGTCGCCCTCACCGTCGAGTCGCGGGGCTTTCGCGCCGCCCTCCTCGGTGACCTTGCTGGTCCTGCCGAAGCCAGGATCGGCGTGGGTGATCTCGCGCTGCTCAAAGCCGCACACCACGGCAGCCGCCACAGCACGGGTGAGGCCCTCCTGAAGGAGAGTACGCCCCAGGACGTGCTGATCAGCGTGGGGCGCAACACCTACGGCCACCCGCATCCGGACGTGCTGAAACGGGTGGCAGAAGCAGGGGCCAGGGTCTGGCGCACCGATCAACTCGGAACAGTACGCTGGCCGCTCCCCTAA
- the yedA gene encoding drug/metabolite exporter YedA produces MTALPARSARLTPAVLLALALVYVVWGSTYFGIKVAIGSLPPLGMLAVRFLAAGALLYAFLRWRGVPAPTAREWRASAVVGLLLLGGGTGLVTLAERDASSSVAAMVIAVSPLFAALFARLWGERTGGREWLGIAVGLFGIALLHVGELHATPLAAFLLILAPLCWTFGSQWSRHLPLPAGLMGSAAEMLTGGALLLLLSLAFREHWGTPTPASLWALAYLTVFGSLVAYSAYMYLVAHTRPALATSYAYVNPVVAVLLGVGLGGERLTALGWLALAVILSGVVLVAWPQREPSPLQEDLHTR; encoded by the coding sequence GTGACCGCTCTCCCTGCTCGCAGCGCCCGCCTCACACCCGCTGTCCTCCTGGCCCTCGCCCTTGTGTACGTGGTGTGGGGCAGCACCTACTTCGGAATCAAGGTCGCGATCGGGAGCCTGCCCCCGCTGGGAATGCTCGCGGTGCGCTTTCTGGCCGCAGGGGCGCTGCTGTACGCCTTCTTGCGCTGGCGCGGAGTGCCGGCCCCCACGGCACGGGAATGGCGCGCCAGTGCCGTCGTCGGCCTGCTGCTGCTGGGCGGCGGGACCGGGCTGGTGACCCTCGCTGAACGGGATGCCAGCAGCAGCGTCGCGGCGATGGTGATCGCGGTGTCTCCCCTCTTCGCGGCGCTGTTCGCGCGGCTGTGGGGCGAGCGCACAGGCGGACGCGAATGGCTGGGCATCGCAGTGGGGCTCTTCGGCATCGCGCTCCTTCATGTGGGAGAGCTGCATGCCACCCCGCTTGCCGCCTTTCTGCTTATTCTCGCGCCGCTGTGCTGGACCTTCGGCAGCCAGTGGTCCCGCCACCTCCCCCTTCCCGCCGGGCTGATGGGAAGCGCCGCCGAGATGCTGACGGGGGGAGCGTTGCTGCTGCTTTTGAGCCTGGCGTTCCGCGAACACTGGGGGACACCCACCCCCGCGAGCCTTTGGGCGCTCGCCTACCTCACCGTGTTCGGCAGCCTGGTCGCCTACAGCGCCTACATGTACCTTGTCGCGCATACCCGCCCGGCCCTGGCCACAAGCTACGCCTACGTGAATCCGGTGGTGGCGGTCTTGTTGGGGGTGGGCTTGGGAGGTGAACGCCTAACAGCTCTGGGCTGGCTCGCGCTCGCCGTGATCCTGTCGGGCGTGGTGCTTGTGGCCTGGCCCCAGCGCGAACCCAGCCCGCTCCAGGAGGACCTGCACACGCGGTAA
- a CDS encoding TrkA family potassium uptake protein encodes MKIKQCLVIGLGRFGSAVATTLYEMGHEVVAVDQNEENVERVMNRVTHAAVVDATDERALRSIGAADFDVVVVAIGTDVQANILATMNVKSLGAPYVVTKAIDEMARRVLERIGADLVIRPEHDMGVRLARQIATPNIVDTLDLGGDYAIVEIEANERLRGTLRDLNLTGRFGVQVIAVSRAGKVEVTPRAEEAIRPHDKLVVIGTGHSIDELRRYLGD; translated from the coding sequence ATGAAGATCAAACAATGCCTGGTGATCGGCCTGGGCCGCTTCGGGAGCGCGGTCGCCACCACCCTCTACGAGATGGGCCATGAAGTTGTGGCCGTCGATCAAAACGAAGAGAACGTCGAGCGGGTGATGAACCGCGTGACGCACGCCGCGGTTGTGGACGCCACCGACGAGCGGGCGCTGCGCAGTATTGGGGCGGCTGATTTCGACGTGGTCGTCGTCGCCATCGGAACGGACGTGCAGGCCAACATTCTCGCCACCATGAACGTCAAGAGCCTGGGGGCCCCCTACGTCGTGACCAAGGCGATCGACGAGATGGCGCGCCGCGTTCTGGAGCGCATCGGCGCGGACCTGGTCATTCGGCCCGAGCACGACATGGGGGTGCGCCTCGCGCGGCAGATCGCAACGCCCAACATCGTGGACACGCTCGACCTGGGGGGCGACTACGCCATCGTCGAGATCGAGGCCAACGAGCGCCTGCGCGGGACCCTGCGCGACCTGAACCTCACCGGGCGCTTTGGGGTGCAGGTGATCGCGGTGAGCCGGGCGGGCAAGGTGGAGGTCACGCCCCGGGCCGAAGAGGCCATTCGCCCCCACGACAAGCTGGTCGTGATCGGAACGGGGCACAGCATCGACGAGCTGCGGCGCTACCTGGGCGACTAG
- a CDS encoding TrkH family potassium uptake protein, whose product MRWPPFRSPAPASTPRRSLTARLQPPQLIATVYLIGIVLGTALLHLPGVSAPGARLSSVDLLFTATSAICITGLVIEDTGEAFTRLGQVLIIGLAQVGGLGILTFGTLFAFLLGRRVNFSERQHLAQQVNALDVGGVLSLIRIIFLYTLVAEVVGALLLALRFVPQFGWGEGLYHAVFHAISAYNNAGFVVVPGGMGQYAEDPLVSLTISGLIILGGLGFLVQLNVLTHFLQPRRNRLLIYSRLTLLTTGLLLLVGTVLILLLEWGNERTLGPLSAPGKLLAALFQSVTPRSGGFATVDISSMTNASIFLLIALMFVGANSGSTGGGIKTSTFAILVGSAWNMVRGRGELIAFGRRVEPENVVRAGTVTTLYALLVATAFFALLATNPQLGFTPLLFETVSAAATVGLSLNTTHLINDPGLVILTVLMYLGRIGPVTFAVAFSLRNQQSRAVKYPPERDILVG is encoded by the coding sequence ATGCGCTGGCCTCCTTTTCGTTCGCCTGCTCCGGCCAGCACACCCCGCCGGAGCCTGACCGCCCGCCTCCAGCCCCCGCAACTGATCGCTACCGTGTACCTGATCGGGATCGTCCTGGGCACAGCGCTCCTGCACCTGCCCGGCGTGAGCGCGCCCGGCGCGCGGCTCAGCAGCGTGGACCTGCTCTTTACAGCCACGAGCGCGATTTGTATCACCGGGCTGGTGATAGAGGACACTGGAGAAGCCTTTACCCGGCTGGGGCAGGTGCTCATCATCGGTCTGGCCCAGGTGGGCGGGCTGGGCATCCTGACCTTTGGAACACTCTTTGCCTTTCTGCTGGGACGGCGGGTGAATTTCAGTGAGCGGCAGCACCTCGCGCAGCAGGTGAACGCGCTCGACGTCGGCGGAGTGCTGTCTCTGATCCGCATCATCTTCCTGTACACGCTGGTCGCGGAGGTGGTGGGTGCCCTGCTTCTCGCGCTGCGCTTCGTGCCGCAGTTCGGGTGGGGAGAAGGGCTTTACCACGCCGTCTTTCACGCCATCAGCGCCTACAACAACGCGGGCTTCGTGGTGGTGCCCGGCGGAATGGGCCAGTACGCCGAAGACCCGCTTGTCAGCCTCACCATCAGCGGCCTGATCATCCTGGGCGGCCTGGGATTTCTCGTGCAACTGAATGTGCTGACCCACTTCCTGCAGCCCCGGCGCAACCGCCTGCTGATCTACAGCCGGCTTACGCTGCTGACGACCGGCCTGCTGCTGCTGGTCGGCACGGTGCTGATCCTGCTGCTGGAATGGGGGAACGAGCGCACACTGGGGCCGCTGTCCGCCCCCGGCAAACTGCTTGCCGCCCTGTTCCAGAGCGTCACGCCGCGCTCTGGGGGCTTTGCCACGGTGGACATCAGCAGCATGACAAATGCGAGCATCTTTCTGCTGATTGCCCTGATGTTCGTCGGCGCCAACAGCGGCTCGACCGGCGGCGGCATCAAGACGAGCACCTTTGCCATCCTGGTGGGCAGCGCCTGGAATATGGTGCGGGGGCGCGGCGAGCTCATTGCCTTTGGGCGCCGGGTCGAGCCGGAAAACGTGGTGCGGGCCGGAACGGTCACCACCCTCTACGCCCTGTTGGTCGCCACGGCCTTTTTTGCGCTGCTCGCCACCAATCCGCAGCTGGGCTTTACGCCCCTGCTGTTCGAAACGGTGAGCGCGGCGGCCACCGTGGGCCTCAGCCTGAATACCACCCACCTCATCAATGACCCTGGCCTGGTGATCCTGACCGTGCTGATGTACCTGGGCCGCATCGGACCGGTCACCTTTGCGGTCGCCTTTAGCCTGCGCAACCAGCAGAGCCGAGCCGTGAAGTACCCCCCCGAGCGCGACATCTTGGTCGGGTAG